Sequence from the Erythrolamprus reginae isolate rEryReg1 chromosome 2, rEryReg1.hap1, whole genome shotgun sequence genome:
GCTCGTTCCTCCCTCCGGTAGCAGCCAGACGTGCCTGGAGTCACAGGGTAAAACGCGTCGCTCGCCTCCGCCCCCTCGCTCACATTTAACCCAGCCTTGCAGCCTTCCAATTACTCCTCTCAGTTCGCCGGCGCAAGGGCGCCCCTTCCCAACCAGACGCTTCAGGTAGCCCGGGGAGGACATGAACAGCAGCAGCCGCCGCAGCAGCCGACACCGCTAACTTGACTTCACTCGGCGCAGCCCTCGGCATCCCCCCCCACCTGCTCGATTCCTTTGAGGCAGGAGTCTTGTCATTGGCTTCGCCTCGAGTGGGGAAAAAGGCTGTTCCGGCCGGCCAGGTGTCAAGCCAGCTTTCGGAGAAGCCGAAAACCCCAATGGAGAGAATCCCCAGCGCTCAGCCTCCTCCCGCTTGTCTGGGCAAACTGGCTGCGCTCGACAACGGCGACATGTCCGGGTAAGAAGCGCGCGCCGAAGGTCTTGACTGGCTTTGCTTTTTCTACCGGGGGGAAAAACCACCCGGTTCGGCTGCTCGGCGTTGGCCCCCGAGACCTTCCTCAGCGACGCCTGCACTAGCCGTCTGGGGGGCGAAGAGGGGAAGTTCGCCGCCTTACCGGCgagttaaaatattgtttttatttaaatatatttattttatattatattatactatattattcttatactgtatattatatattatattcttcTTGTCACCAACAGGTTGGACTTCGCCCACATGTATCAAGTTTACAAGCCCAGAAGAGGCTTAAAAAGAGGGGACGACAGTAAGGTAAATGCCAATTACATGTTTTGCTTCagtggcttcccagctggggtGAATGACAGTTACCTCCCCTTTTTAGTGCAGAATTGGGGTTctacttttaaaaatagattgcGGGTTTAGAAGAAAGCTCCTTGCTTTGGGGAGGAGAATGCATAAGTTTGGGGGATAACATTATTGTAGTTGcctaatactatgaaaatctatttgGTTAGAAGTGTTACCTAAAAGTATTTTCCTGGACATGTCTGTGGTAATTATTCCCCAGAAAAAGTATCTTGGTTCAGGAGATTTTCCCTGTTTGCAAAGAAAATGTTTCTATCTTCTTCCAATCAATTTCAGGGTTTTTAAATCTAAACCAGTCCAGCTCTGAGTGATGTtgttttctcccccttcctcgttttttttcctttcaggaaACTTACAAGTTGCCTCACAGGCTGATTGAGAAGAAAAGGCGTGATAGGATCAATGAATGCATTGCCCAGCTGAAAGATCTTTTACCAGAACATCTCAAACTTACAGTAAGTAAAAATCTGGCCACTGTCCAGACTTGTCTTCCTTTTTAGAGAGGTTAGGTTGAATAGATTTTTGTATGGATAAAAGCGCCATCTACAGGGTTCCTTGGTAACCACAGACGAAAGTGAAAAGGGTTGTGTCTGGGTAGCATTGCAGTTTTGTGCCTGTGAAGAACTTCAGATTCAGAGTATACAATACCTCAAATCTGACAGGAGACCACAACTTATTTTGGAATGATTGGGTAGCTTTGATTGCACCCCTTTTTTCCCCTAGATTGTTACTTCAAATTCCATGTTCTAATTTATCGGAAAACTCCAGAACTTTCAAACTTAAAGTTTCCTGTTAGGTATCTGTGATAAGATATGACTGCAGTCAACGCCtgcacacttaaaaaaaaaaaataaggaaaatgtTGCTCAAATGATCCAGATTCCATTTGAAAAACGAGTCCTGTTTTCGGCTTTGTATTTGCAATGGATgtcaattagtgtacattcaaagtgacaaagttaatctattttggatttttttttttttaaaaaaaacactttttctctagtaaaatattgttttatttattccagATTTTAAAATCCTGAAATAGTTATATAAACATAACTGTAACTCCTATTACTGTACTTATTCACAGGGTAGATTTAAGTAGCTTTTCATCAGAATAAAAGTGTTATGCTGTGTTTAATTCTGTCcctgcccatttcctcccatactTTGCAAGTACATATTGCTCCCGCATTCTGTTTCCTTCAGCTAACCAACCCACTCCTTTCCTGTTTTTCAGACTTTAGGACACTTAGAAAAAGCGGTTGTTCTTGAACTTACCTTGAAGCATGTCAAAGCATTAACCAGTCTTAttgaacaacagcaacagcagatcATAGCCCTCCAAAAAGGTTTACATGCTGGTGAGTACTAGTCTTTAACATCTTTCCTAGAGTCACAGTCAGATGCCTTTCACATCAAAATTCTCTATTAAAAAATAGTGCTGCTCATCACAACAAACTTCTCATGATAAATGATCTTTAATTTACCCTTgcctcatcttttttttttaaagcaatatgaAACTTGGCAGCCTTTGTCCTTTCATTTTGAACTTAGGTTCTTTTCATTCAGAGTGAGTTCTTTATTTATGTTctgaatactttaaaaaaaaataccagaTTTGGCTACTGAGCCATGTGTCATCTACAGATCCAAAGGATTTTTTCTTATATTACATGTCACCAGGCTAGAAATCTGGACTAGTGGTTGCAGTTCTAATTTGTCAGTAGGTTCCTCTCTTATTTCTTTAAATGTGCTTCTTCAAGCTATATTATGTTATTCTTTAAAGCAGTCCTCCAAATGTGTTGGGATGGTAGTTCCCAGAATTTTATGTGCATTGCAGTCCAAATTAATTGAGAGAGCATCAAATTGAGTGCAATTGCTTTCaagtttaaattattttaaattttgatcCAACATTTCCTTATATAACTGAAGGATACTATTGGATACTATTACCAGTAGCATAAATATCTTGTCTACATTAACAGTGATAATTTCTCATTTAAGATGTTCTAAATGTAACAACAAGGTAGACAGAGTGGGACTTGTAGAAAGGGATATTCTGAAGAATTAACTTCCTGGGCCAAGAGCTCCCTACCTGTCTCTCATATTTAGGATTGCTTACTGCATGGATGACTATGGATAGCCCTTTCTTATGGTTTTGTGAATGAGCTCCAGGAATGTGGAGGAGAGTCCATATGAAGGGGCGGCTCCATCTAGTGAAATAatctaaacatttaaacattAAGCAAAAAGTGCAATTACGCAGGGTTAATGTAAGAAGCTATTTTGTGTTAAGTTGATTTTTTCCTGGTCTCATTGAAGCCTGTAGTACTCTGATGTTTCGGTTTTCGATTCACTAAAAAATCTGACAAGATAGTATCCTATAAAGGATTCTTTTTTCATACCCACTTTATTTTCAACTTATTCTCATCTGTTAATTTGAGACTTACCCTAATAAAGAACCAATTTCATTCAGCTGCTTCTCTCCTACTCCAATCTGgattttaacattccattgaagtgattatttttttcattaagtACAATAAAATATTGATTTCACCCTTAGACACTCAGATAATTTAACCCATTACAGCCAAGTTTCCTTCTGAAGCAGTTCTCATGTCCATACttacctggaaggaagcggcgGTGACTTAATGGCTTTTCAGTAAATATTCTTTATTAAGGGTGCCTGACATTCTCATGTTTGCTAAAACTTTTTGGTGTATCAGATTAATTTGTGACTGATGTCTTTTTCAGATGAGCTGCCACCACGAAGTCTTGAATCTAGCCAAGAGATATTTCGGTCTGGGTTCCAGGTGTGCGCCAAAGAAGTGTTACAATACCTGGCCAAGCACGAAAATGCCAAGGATTTGAAATCATCTCAGTTCATGACCCACCTGCACAGAATGGCAGAAGCTCTGCAGAGTGGAATCAGCCGAAAGCCTGGAGACGCCACCCCAAAGCTTACAGATCTGAAGGATAAAACTCCATCTCTGACCAAAGCTGCTGAGGCACATGGGAAAAACTGTGTGCCTGTGATTCAGAGGACTTTTGCCCATTCCAGCGGAGAGCAGAGTGGTAGCGACACAGACACAGACAGTGGATATGGGGGTGAGCTAGAAAAAAGTGACGCTAAATCTGATCCACAGTATTTTAAAAAGGACACGGAGCTGAAGTACACTGCCCAAGAGAGAATCACTTCTATTAAACAAGAAAACAAGGATCCACCAGCAAAAAGGACCAGGATGGAGATGTCAGAGGATGAAGACCATTTTAGTAGTAATGTACTTGGCTCTTCCTCCAACAGCTTCTTAGGTCCACATCCCCACCAACCTCCCCTCTGTTTGCCTTTTTATGTTTTCCCTCCCTCAGCGACAGCCTACCTGCCTATGTTGGACAAATGTTGGTATCCGGCCTCTGTGCCTATCTTGTATCCAAGCCTCCCAACGTCCACTGCAGCACTTTCAGGGTTAATGAACCCAGAGAAAATGTCTTCTCCTTTGCTATTGCCTCACCGACTCCCTTCGCCTATACCGTCCCATTCCCCCATGGACTCTACAGCTCTTCTTCAAGCTTTGAAGCAGATGTCTCCTTTGGATCTGGAAACCAAAGACTAAACAAAGAGAGCCTCTCTTGTTCTATTTGGTTGAGTTTTGAAATTATTTTGGATTTCTCTCCCATTCTAAacagtgtgtgtgggggaggctACGTGCCCAAGTCCTAGAAAAGATTTCAAAGATGCATCCCAGTTAGTGAAAAAGAGGAAAGGTGTGTGTTTAATTGctacattaaaataatatttggatATGCTTTTACTTTCAGCTATCTGAAAAACCTTAAATTGGCTAGGATTATACTTTGAAGctgtgaaagaaaacaaaaagattaAACCGATTTAGAGAgcatgcagaaaaaaaaatctggtgtATCTGATGAGAACTTTTCAGGTAATAATCTCGAGCAGCAAAAATTCATTATTGGATACAATGGCTTCAGTAGCCTTCTGGCACCAGCAATACCTGAGATCTTAACATCCAGATAGATAACATTTATTATAACATTGCTATGAATCGTTCCAGTAACAGTCATTGGCTGGCAAAGCATAGTAAGTAATTCTGGGAGATTTTGAATCTAGTTTCTTGCCTATTTCAGCTGAACAAAATCTTTTCCCTCTGCTGCAAATACTGTCTGGAAGGTTTTTTTAGTTTGAGCTGCTACATAGGTAATCCTCTGAGGAGgccattttggggggaaaaaaccagacCATATACTTTCTTTTCATTATTGCAGACATTGTTTATCCTAATTTCTGGACAAAAGCCTTAGGCATATTTGCTAGGAAAGGACATTGGCTACCATAATAATTAGTTACTGGTCCATTTCTGACCAATATAAATTGTCATCAGGTTGCTGCTTTGATATGGGAATGGCTGTTACTCTGGATCCAATTCTGTTGTGAAGTATTAGTAGATTCCTGTTGTCTGCTTGGTTCTCAGTTTTTCTCCCAAGTGTTGTATTACCTGaaaataatcaaatatattttctattctaaagTGGTTTCATATCTGTAGTTGAACATATATAGCTTCATTCTTCTGAATGCTAATATAAACTGGTATCTAAATCAACACCATACAACACATTATAATTTGACACAATAGAGGCCTTACTTGGAATATTTTGACATAACAGGTAGTAGCCCTTCACATGACCATATTATGCAAACCCAGAGCCATTTCAAACTTATCCTTTCAGCATCTTCTTTCTAGACCTGCAGGGATCTGAGTGTAGCATTTTATATTAGAACCAGAGAGAGTTTTCGTGGTTGTAGCAAAAACTGGACAAGTGGGAGctgatgagagagagagtgagagagagagagtgcgtgtgtgtacatCCATCGTATTTCCCCATCCACACTCATCCATTTAGGGCAGTACGTAAATTCTCTTACAAAACTAAAGTTTCTAGTTAGGGCAGAAAAGTATAAGTCAGAAGAGTCCAACCCTCTGCATAAATTGAACAAATCATTTTTGAAAAGACAATTTCCTACCAAGGTTGGTTATTGAAATTGGATTAGAGATTATAAGAAGCAGACAAGCAACAATCTCTCTGTAAGGAGGAAAGACCACTTTTTtatgtggttaaaaaaaaagtgtgtgGTATGATTTTAGGATAAAGACCAGATGTGATATTCCAGGGCTTCATTTCGCAGGCTAAGAACCACAACCACTCCCAGGGATGAATTGTGAGTCATGGATTGTGGTCTTTGCCTCCTGCTTGTCATCTTGGTTGCTGGAGCATGACAGTGCAAGGGAGATGCCTGCCATTTTCCTGGAAGATGGACAGCAGAGCAACACAGCACAATAGAAAAACTGCCAGCCTGTAAATTGACCCTAGATGGAACACATCCTGTAGGAAAGAACAACCTAACATGATTCTGAATATTAAAGTTTTGAAAGATCAGATGAAATGGTGGTATTAGTAATTTGTTTTTGAGAAAGGTTGTACTGTCCTCTGATTTTCACTTATATTATTGCACCAACTGCTAGAATGCACTGTGCTCAATTACAGGTTGTGTTTgaccatttatattttattgttggtTTGGAAAAAACCCCCCCACAGTTTTTGTACACAGTTGTTGCctttctttgcaaaaaaaaataatctattaTAAATGTGTACATATGCATATTCTATGTTTCAGAAGTCTATTATTTGTAAAACTACTTGAGTTCAAAGAAAGTGGGAAATATGAATGTattcatgttgttgttttttttaaggagGGGAATGTTTTGTTCTTCCTCTCGGGAGAAATAGAGTGTTTATATTTTTGGAACCT
This genomic interval carries:
- the BHLHE40 gene encoding class E basic helix-loop-helix protein 40, which translates into the protein MERIPSAQPPPACLGKLAALDNGDMSGLDFAHMYQVYKPRRGLKRGDDSKETYKLPHRLIEKKRRDRINECIAQLKDLLPEHLKLTTLGHLEKAVVLELTLKHVKALTSLIEQQQQQIIALQKGLHADELPPRSLESSQEIFRSGFQVCAKEVLQYLAKHENAKDLKSSQFMTHLHRMAEALQSGISRKPGDATPKLTDLKDKTPSLTKAAEAHGKNCVPVIQRTFAHSSGEQSGSDTDTDSGYGGELEKSDAKSDPQYFKKDTELKYTAQERITSIKQENKDPPAKRTRMEMSEDEDHFSSNVLGSSSNSFLGPHPHQPPLCLPFYVFPPSATAYLPMLDKCWYPASVPILYPSLPTSTAALSGLMNPEKMSSPLLLPHRLPSPIPSHSPMDSTALLQALKQMSPLDLETKD